The genomic DNA CAACGACGGCAGAAAGCCATCTGGCAGGAGCTGCGCGAGCTGCGGGCCAAGCTGCGCCCAATCGATCGCGCGTGGTCCGATACGCGGCTTGCCCTGAAACGATACGAGTGGGATTACAAGTACGTGGTCCCGAAACTTCAGGAGCGGGAGGCCCACCTTCTGGATGAGATACACCCGTTCCTTAAGCAAATTGACGCGCTGGAGAAGGAGGCCCGGCGGCTGGACCGGAAGATACGCAAAGCGCAGCAAGCTAGTGAGTGCACGCCGGCAGGTCCGGACGAATTGAGCACGCGTGCGGCAGCAAACACTTGAGCTTGTCTATTTCCTATTGGTGGTCACTGGCAACCCCGGAAACACGGCTTACAATCGATCCGTCAAGGTCTGCATAGGCGATGCATCAGCCACGCCCTGTTTATCGATAGCTCTTGCAGCGAGAATGCGAGGCACACCGGCTCCGAAAAACGGGTGCGCCGTGCCTCATCGAATCTACTTCTTCTTGGGCTTGCTTGGCGTCGCGCCCTTACGTTGCGCGAGATCCGACGCGGCGACCTCCTTCTCCCTCTTGGTCGATTTCGGATCGCGCAGTTGCTTGCCAGCGTCGGACGCGGCTTTCTTTCCTGTTGCCATGGTCACCTCATTTGTTAGTAGTGCCCTCATTAATTAGGGCAAAATCATCGCAGGAGCAACGATGGATTTATTCAAGGGAATCGTGGCTGCTTGGAACGGGGGACGAGCTTGGGGTGCTTTCATGCAAATGTGTCGACCGCTAGTCAAGAAGGCAGTGCTTTTCTGAACAGTTTTTGGTGGTCCTTTCTCACGTCACCGAAGTCGGCCACGATGTTAATATACCCGTCAATTTTTCAATGTTCTGATCGCGTCAATGAATCAACGCATTGGATACGCTCGCGTATCGACCGATGACCCGCATTTAGACCTGCAACGCGACGCACTCACGCGGGCCGGTTGCGGGGCGATTTACGAGGAACCCGCCAGTGTTAAGAATGCCGCCCGTCCAGAGCTTGAGCAGTGCTGGAAGGCGTTGCGGGCTGGAAATACGCTTGTAGTTTGGCGGCTGGATCGGCTCGGCCGCAGTATGTCCGAGCTGATGCAGATCATGGCTGACCTTGAGCAGCGTGGCGTCGGTTTTGAGAGTTTGGCGGAGAGGATTGAGACGAGCAGCGCAGCGGGCAAAATGGTCTTCCATGTGTTCGCGGCACTCGCGGAGTTTGAACGAGGCTTGCTTCGGGAGCGTACGCAGGCGGGACTGGCTGCAGCTCGGGCCCGTGGTCGCGCGGGTGGCCGCAAGCCTAAGTTAGATGATCAACAGGTGCGCGAGATCAAAGCTCTGTTAAGCGATCCTGACATTCAGGTGGCTGAAGTCGCTCGCCGCTATGGCGTATCCCGCACAACGATTTACAAGCGTTGTGGCGTGGTGCAACCACGCCATCAATAGCCAGTGGATGCTACGAATGCTTGGATGCCCGCCTTCTATGAGGGATTCAGCTTTCGTCGTGCCAAGCCGGTGAGGCACTGACGCTGTATTTGCCGATGGATCAAGTTTGACGGGACATTTGGAGAGGCTCGGACTACAGCCTTGTTGAAACGTAGCCATAGGTGGCGTGGCCGCTCATTGCAAGCGCGGTGAACTGATGCCCGCAAGCTGGAACACACCCCTCCGCAATTTAGTTTTTAGTCAGCACGTATGAATTTCAAAGAGAACGAGACCGAAGATAAGCTCCGAGGCGGGTACTACACCCCGCCCGCAATTGCCCGATTCCTATCGCGGTGGGTGCTCTGCGCCGAGCCGCAAAGCCTTCTCGAGCCGAGTTGCGGAGACGGAGCGTTCATCCGTGCTCTCGACGGTTTAGCCATCTCAAGCCTCACCGTTACCGGAGTTGAGAGGCTTGGGGGCGAAGCTGCGAAGGCACGAAAGGCAGCAACAAATCTGGGCGTACGGACAGCGCGGGTCGTGAAGGCAGACTTTCTCCGATGGGCCCAAGAGACGCTCGACGCCGGGACATCTTTCGACGCGGTCACCGGCAATCCACCGTACATCCGCTACCAGTACTTAGACGAAGAGGATCAGCAGCTCTCCGAGCAGTTGTTCGACCGCTTTTCGCTGGCATTCACGAAACACACCAACGCCTGGGTGCCATTCGTGATTGCTTGCATGGCGCTGCTTTCACCCGGCGGGCGTCTGGCAATGGTTATCCCATCTGAGCTGATGCACGTACTGCACGCAGGTTCGCTACGGAAGTTTCTGCTCCAGCACTCGAAGCGAGTGCTGATGGTAGATCCGAATGAGCTGCTTTTCGAAGCGACGCTGCAGGGGACCGTGCTCCTAATGGTGGAGAAGAAAGGCAACCCAGCGGAGGCCTCAGAGGGCGTAGCCATTCACGCGGCCCCCGACAACTCGTTCTTGAACGGAGATCCAGAGCGGCTGTTCCAAGATGCGAAGTACGTCAGCGGTGATGTTTTGAACGGTAAGTGGATGAAGGTCCTCCTCGATCCTACTGAGCTTGCTGTGTTTGAGAAGGCCAAGGGTCTTCCGTCCGTAAAGCAGTTCCGAGACGTTGCAAAGGTCGACGTCGGCATCGTCACCGGCGCCAATAAATTTTTCTTGGTCGACGACAGCACTGTCGCTAAGTTCGGCCTCGAGAAATTCGTGAGGCCGATGTTCGGTCGCAGCGAACACTGCCCGGGTGTGGTCTACGATCAGGCTCTTCACGAAGCCAACCGCCAGCGTGGACTACCAACCAATTTCTTCTGCATCGAGAAGGATGCGAATCTCTCTCGACTACCGAAGCGGGTCCTAGAGTACATCGAACTCGGGGAGTCGCAGAAGCTACACACCCGGTATAAGTGTCGCATTCGCTCCCCGTGGTTCAGCGTTCCGTCGGTCTACTCCACCCCAATCGGGTTGCTTAAAAGATCTCACAACTTTCCTCGCCTGATTTTCAACCAATTGGGCGCGTACACGACGGACACGGCGTACCGAATTACGCCCTTATCAAGCGCCCTCAATGCAGAGAAATTGGTCTACTGCTTCATCAACAGCCTTACGGCTCTGACCGCGGAACTGGAGGGAAGACACTACGGCGGTGGAGTTTTGGAGCTTGTCCCCAGCGAGATCGAAAAGCTGCTGGTGCCACTT from Paraburkholderia sp. HP33-1 includes the following:
- a CDS encoding recombinase family protein is translated as MNQRIGYARVSTDDPHLDLQRDALTRAGCGAIYEEPASVKNAARPELEQCWKALRAGNTLVVWRLDRLGRSMSELMQIMADLEQRGVGFESLAERIETSSAAGKMVFHVFAALAEFERGLLRERTQAGLAAARARGRAGGRKPKLDDQQVREIKALLSDPDIQVAEVARRYGVSRTTIYKRCGVVQPRHQ
- a CDS encoding Eco57I restriction-modification methylase domain-containing protein, with the protein product MNFKENETEDKLRGGYYTPPAIARFLSRWVLCAEPQSLLEPSCGDGAFIRALDGLAISSLTVTGVERLGGEAAKARKAATNLGVRTARVVKADFLRWAQETLDAGTSFDAVTGNPPYIRYQYLDEEDQQLSEQLFDRFSLAFTKHTNAWVPFVIACMALLSPGGRLAMVIPSELMHVLHAGSLRKFLLQHSKRVLMVDPNELLFEATLQGTVLLMVEKKGNPAEASEGVAIHAAPDNSFLNGDPERLFQDAKYVSGDVLNGKWMKVLLDPTELAVFEKAKGLPSVKQFRDVAKVDVGIVTGANKFFLVDDSTVAKFGLEKFVRPMFGRSEHCPGVVYDQALHEANRQRGLPTNFFCIEKDANLSRLPKRVLEYIELGESQKLHTRYKCRIRSPWFSVPSVYSTPIGLLKRSHNFPRLIFNQLGAYTTDTAYRITPLSSALNAEKLVYCFINSLTALTAELEGRHYGGGVLELVPSEIEKLLVPLPALRPRLAQLDRAVRAGTCPLQLLKLQDDKVLTAAGLSEEEGELLRQALIRIRSRRQRLLGEAATEDSE